In Aegilops tauschii subsp. strangulata cultivar AL8/78 chromosome 3, Aet v6.0, whole genome shotgun sequence, one genomic interval encodes:
- the LOC109768222 gene encoding serine carboxypeptidase-like 17 codes for MKDRSHGLALGVSFLLLLIVAGIAQSDREKNKTTVVSHLPGFDGPLPFSLETGYVEVDDRNGVRLFYYFVQSEANPAEDPVLLWLTGGPGCSAFSGLVYEIGPLSFQPDSYTGGVPELVYRPDSWTKVANVIFLDSPVGAGFSYSATDQGYKSCDTKAVDQIAIFLTKWYEEHPQFLSNPLFIAGDSYSGLIAPPLTFQIAKGIEMGDKPLLNLKGYIIGNPLTDRKFDLPARVPYAHRMGLISDEQYETYRESCGADTSMNRNIQCKNCHDAIDKCLKGINIHHILEPECSSEYNGNSDSGRTLFDYGGAELGLSDISSECREKGYSMSGIWANNRSVREALGVHKGTVPLWLRCNHGTPYTTDIRSIVEFHRSVTSRGYRSLIYSGDHDMTVPFISTQAWIRSLGFAVVDEWRPWYATGQVAGFTTLYANNLTFATVKGGGHTAPEYMPKECLAMVDRWLSGRPV; via the exons ATGAAAGATAGGAGCCATGGCTTGGCACTGGGGGTgagctttctcctcctcctcatcgtcgccGGCATCGCGCAGAGCGACAGAGAGAAGAACAAGACCACCGTGGTGAGCCATCTGCCTGGCTTCGATGGCCCCCTTCCCTTCTCCCTGGAAACAGGCTATGTGGAAGTGGACGACCGCAATGGCGTCCGCCTCTTCTACTACTTCGTTCAGTCGGAGGCCAATCCGGCGGAGGATCCCGTCTTGCTCTGGCTCACCGGCGGCCCGGGGTGCTCCGCCTTCTCCGGCCTTGTCTACGAAATCG GTCCTCTCAGCTTTCAGCCTGATTCCTACACCGGTGGTGTGCCGGAGCTGGTGTACAGACCGGATTCTTGGACCAAG GTTGCCAATGTAATCTTTCTGGATTCCCCTGTTGGAGCTGGCTTTTCATACTCTGCAACAGACCAAGGGTACAAGTCCTGCGACACCAAAGCCGTTGACCAAATTGCCATCTTCCTTACCAAG TGGTATGAGGAGCATCCACAGTTCTTATCGAATCCACTTTTCATTGCCGGAGATTCGTATTCTGGTTTAATTGCGCCACCGCTGACCTTTCAAATTGCTAAGG GTATAGAAATGGGTGACAAGCCACTGCTTAATCTGAAG GGTTATATCATAGGCAACCCATTAACGGATCGCAAGTTCGATTTGCCAGCCAGAGTCCCATATGCCCATAGGATGGGTCTCATATCTGATGAGCAATATGAG ACATACAGGGAAAGTTGTGGTGCGGACACCAGTATGAACCGAAACATACAATGCAAGAATTGCCATGATGCGATAGATAAG TGTTTGAAGGGCATAAACATACATCACATCCTAGAACCCGAATGCTCTTCTGAATACAATGGAAATTCAGATAGTGGCAGGACGCTGTTTGACTATGGTGGTGCAGAGCTTGGCTTGTCTGATATTTCTTCAGAGTGCAGA GAGAAAGGATATAGCATGTCCGGCATCTGGGCAAACAACAGGTCAGTGAGAGAGGCTCTGGGTGTTCACAAGGGAACGGTTCCTTTGTGGCTAAGGTGCAACCACGGCACGCCATACACCACCGACATCAGGAGCATCGTGGAGTTTCACCGGAGCGTGACCAGCAGAGGCTACCGGAGCCTGATCTACAGCGGTGACCACGACATGACCGTGCCTTTCATCAGCACCCAGGCGTGGATCCGCTCCCTCGGCTTCGCCGTCGTCGATGAGTGGAGGCCCTGGTATGCCACCGGCCAAGTTGCTGG GTTTACAACGTTGTACGCTAATAACCTCACTTTTGCGACAGTCAAG GGTGGTGGTCACACTGCTCCAGAGTACATGCCCAAGGAATGCTTGGCCATGGTCGATAGATGGCTCTCCGGCCGTCCTGTCTAA
- the LOC109768214 gene encoding uncharacterized protein, which produces MSLKGYHEASLHPPAAYDAAAAATVWDWGEALLDKFAYMVHKKDHQKNHTSARCTFKRNLHDDRVVEVEMQVSLFLAPPPRVSYFCCSANLTEDDHGEQQGTRRLFVCEPWVIATEGNLALLALCHGYNPAYYGESNNYDYFLYEAAASPAGTPKLTCLPQIQPEMLPAMGTHCFSTGSIAVVRYSSNIPTAAHKIPLTPPTPILSPVVALPRPQSIPFTPPTSILNPSVTAYSQARPKDDACDAYRIAALAYDYFHPSHSGYYLCTYDSKDPRWRRTPAASPESPPPDDFVPGKVITIDSSMSSSGSPRGIMGWVDLWSGMLLSDVLTASDTLCTPLRYLPLPEPRQPENCLPLATDIAYFFRDIALANDSGIIRFVDLQVHAEPSPRSQTPSGWTVVTWTLEGRA; this is translated from the coding sequence ATGTCGCTCAAAGGCTACCACGAAGCCTCACTGCATCCGCCGGCTGCGTatgatgcggcggcggcggcgactgtgTGGGACTGGGGGGAAGCCCTCCTCGACAAGTTCGCCTACATGGTCCACAAGAAAGACCACCAAAAAAACCATACTTCCGCCCGCTGTACATTCAAGAGGAATTTGCACGACGACAGGGTGGTGGAGGTGGAGATGCAGGTCAGCCTGTTCTTGGCGCCGCCGCCTCGCGTCTCCTACTTCTGCTGCTCCGCCAACCTCACCGAAGACGACCACGGGGAACAACAAGGCACCCGCCGCCTGTTCGTCTGCGAGCCTTGGGTGATCGCCACGGAGGGTAACCTTGCCCTCCTCGCCCTCTGCCACGGCTACAACCCTGCCTACTACGGCGAAAGCAATAACTACGACTACTTCCTCTACGAGGCAGCAGCCTCaccggcggggacgccgaaacTCACCTGCCTCCCTCAAATCCAACCCGAGATGTTGCCAGCTATGGGAACTCACTGCTTCTCTACCGGCAGTATTGCTGTCGTGCGTTACAGCAGCAACATCCCCACCGCCGCCCACAAAATCCCCTTGACGCCCCCCACCCCCATCCTCAGCCCCGTCGTCGCCCTTCCCCGCCCCCAAAGTATCCCCTTCACGCCCCCCACTTCCATCCTCAACCCCTCCGTCACCGCATATTCTCAAGCCCGCCCCAAGGATGATGCCTGTGATGCCTACAGGATCGCGGCGCTCGCCTACGACTACTTCCACCCCAGCCATTCCGGATACTACCTCTGCACCTACGACTCCAAGGACCCTCGGTGGAGACGCACGCCCGCTGCCTCTCCAGAGTCACCACCGCCTGATGACTTTGTGCCCGGCAAGGTCATCACCATCGACAGCTCCATGTCCAGCTCCGGCTCCCCCCGTGGCATCATGGGCTGGGTCGACCTCTGGAGTGGCATGCTACTCTCCGACGTGCTCACTGCCTCCGACACCCTCTGCACCCCGCTCCGCTATCTCCCCCTTCCAGAGCCGAGGCAGCCGGAAAATTGCCTCCCTCTTGCCACAGACATTGCATACTTCTTTCGGGACATCGCCCTAGCCAATGACTCCGGCATCATCAGGTTTGTTGACCTTCAGGTCCACGCAGAACCCAGCCCGCGCTCGCAAACGCCTAGCGGCTGGACGGTGGTCACGTGGACCTTGGAGGGGCGGGCTTAG